The proteins below come from a single Faecalibaculum rodentium genomic window:
- the rpmF gene encoding 50S ribosomal protein L32 yields MAVQQRRNSKTRKRKRRTHYKLQKPALTKCPACGEYKLSHKMCECGQYKGEQIVEVEG; encoded by the coding sequence ATGGCTGTACAGCAGAGAAGAAATTCCAAGACCCGCAAGCGGAAAAGACGGACTCATTACAAACTGCAGAAGCCCGCACTGACAAAGTGCCCGGCCTGTGGTGAGTACAAACTGTCTCACAAGATGTGCGAATGCGGACAGTATAAAGGCGAGCAGATCGTCGAAGTCGAAGGATAG
- the rny gene encoding ribonuclease Y, with the protein MTLFLTALASVVVGLAIGILVMRGVSKAGLNKDQQKAEQILKNAESQAEARIKQAVLDGKTQAHDLKVEAEKEIKERRQEVSEQETKLLRREDSLNFRDQALGQKERQVQDKLQKVTDRLASLDEQERRLQEQIDKQIVVLEGVAKMSSQDARKELFAAVEKQMEHETVAYIKDKEDEAKASANAKAQEIIALAIERIAQQETQERSVSVVAIPGEEMKGRIIGREGRNIRCFEQATGVELNIDDTPDLITITCFNPVRREVARLALEHLIRDGRIQPGRIEEVVKKYQNEIDQEIMKAGEDAIFKLGIGRIDREIVRLVGTMKYRYSYGQNALQHSMEVAYLAGVMAAELGLNQQLAKRAGLLHDIGKALNIDQQEGSHVELGYKFCRKHGEKEIVLNAIQSHHGDVEPKFLTSHLVIAADTISAARPGARKESAQAYINRLENLEKIAREAPGVSSAYAIQAGREIRILVNPDKVDDITCTKLARQIRDKIEDTLTYPGQIKVNVIREVRAQEIAK; encoded by the coding sequence ATGACACTCTTTTTGACTGCGTTGGCGTCCGTTGTGGTAGGTCTTGCAATCGGGATCCTCGTTATGCGGGGGGTTTCGAAGGCAGGTCTGAACAAAGATCAGCAGAAAGCGGAGCAGATCCTGAAGAATGCTGAAAGTCAGGCAGAAGCCAGGATCAAGCAGGCTGTGCTGGACGGCAAGACTCAGGCACACGACCTGAAGGTGGAAGCCGAGAAGGAAATCAAGGAAAGGCGGCAGGAAGTGTCCGAACAGGAAACCAAACTGCTGCGCCGCGAGGACAGTCTCAATTTCCGCGATCAGGCACTGGGCCAGAAGGAGCGTCAGGTACAGGACAAGCTCCAGAAAGTCACAGACAGACTGGCCAGCCTGGATGAACAGGAGCGCCGTCTTCAGGAGCAGATCGATAAACAGATCGTGGTACTGGAGGGCGTCGCAAAGATGTCCAGCCAGGACGCCCGCAAGGAACTGTTTGCCGCTGTTGAAAAGCAGATGGAACACGAAACAGTTGCCTACATCAAGGACAAGGAAGACGAGGCCAAGGCCTCAGCCAACGCGAAAGCCCAGGAAATCATCGCCCTGGCCATTGAGCGGATCGCCCAGCAGGAGACGCAGGAACGAAGTGTCTCTGTCGTGGCCATCCCCGGTGAAGAGATGAAAGGCCGGATCATCGGCCGTGAAGGGCGGAACATCCGCTGCTTCGAACAGGCCACTGGTGTGGAACTCAACATTGACGACACCCCGGACCTGATCACCATTACCTGTTTCAATCCCGTCCGCCGGGAAGTGGCAAGGCTTGCCCTGGAACACCTGATCCGGGATGGCCGGATCCAGCCGGGCCGGATCGAGGAAGTCGTGAAGAAGTACCAGAACGAAATCGACCAGGAGATCATGAAAGCCGGGGAAGATGCCATCTTCAAGCTCGGCATCGGCCGGATCGACCGGGAGATCGTCCGGCTGGTGGGCACCATGAAGTACCGGTATTCCTATGGACAGAATGCATTGCAGCATTCCATGGAAGTGGCGTACCTGGCTGGTGTCATGGCCGCGGAACTGGGTCTGAACCAGCAGCTGGCCAAACGGGCCGGACTGCTGCATGACATCGGCAAGGCACTGAACATCGACCAGCAGGAGGGCAGCCATGTGGAACTCGGCTATAAGTTCTGCCGGAAACATGGGGAGAAAGAGATCGTCCTGAATGCGATCCAGTCTCATCACGGGGATGTGGAGCCGAAATTCCTGACCAGTCACCTGGTCATAGCGGCAGACACGATTTCAGCCGCACGACCCGGTGCGCGGAAAGAATCCGCACAGGCCTATATCAACCGGCTGGAGAATCTGGAAAAGATTGCCAGGGAAGCACCGGGGGTCAGCAGTGCCTATGCCATTCAGGCAGGCCGTGAGATCCGGATCCTTGTCAACCCCGACAAGGTGGACGATATCACGTGCACAAAACTGGCGCGGCAGATCCGGGACAAGATCGAGGATACACTGACATATCCGGGGCAGATCAAAGTCAACGTGATCCGCGAGGTTCGTGCCCAGGAAATTGCGAAGTAA
- a CDS encoding 4Fe-4S binding protein: protein MAAKVDQDTCIGCGACVGACPTGAIALNDEGKAQVDPDTCIDCGACVGVCPVGAVTLD from the coding sequence ATGGCAGCAAAAGTAGATCAGGATACATGCATCGGTTGCGGTGCCTGCGTAGGCGCATGCCCCACAGGTGCGATTGCACTGAACGATGAAGGCAAGGCTCAGGTTGATCCCGATACTTGCATCGACTGCGGTGCCTGCGTAGGCGTATGCCCCGTTGGCGCTGTAACTCTGGACTGA
- the miaB gene encoding tRNA (N6-isopentenyl adenosine(37)-C2)-methylthiotransferase MiaB, with the protein MKLLKNWNLPDLREAGKRTRGAVERVDTFMIPANAVNMGEGKHYWISTYGCQANERDSETLAGILETLGYGQAESPETADVILVNTCAIRENAMDKVLGELGSFKRIYNARPDVIIGVAGCMAQEDEFVKRVLAHYPWVRLLFGTHNIQDLPALLAEAMDSQERVVHIYSRQGEVYENLPVKRFGKHKAWVNIMYGCDKFCTYCIVPYTRGKQRSRRMDDILEEVRQLKEDGYREVTLLGQNVNAYGKDLDEGLDFARLLEKTAQTGIERIRFMTSHPWDFTQEMIDVIARYDNIMPYIHLPLQSGDSDVLRRMGRRYSAEEYKGLFDAIVKRIPNVAVSTDIIVGFPNESDEAFQHTLDMVKACRFDSAFTFIYSPRPGTPAAEMEDPVSMDVKRARLQELNSVWNELALEKMKAYEGRIVQVLVDGPSKRNPGVLSGYTETNKLVNFTGTGVKAGDIVPVYITAAKTFSLDGEMAGPTR; encoded by the coding sequence ATGAAACTGCTGAAAAACTGGAACCTGCCGGATCTGCGGGAAGCCGGAAAACGCACAAGAGGAGCCGTGGAGCGGGTGGATACCTTCATGATTCCGGCAAATGCCGTGAACATGGGAGAAGGGAAACATTACTGGATCTCCACCTATGGCTGCCAGGCCAATGAACGGGATTCAGAGACGCTGGCAGGCATTCTGGAAACCCTGGGATATGGCCAGGCAGAAAGTCCTGAGACCGCTGACGTGATTCTGGTGAATACCTGTGCCATCCGGGAAAATGCCATGGACAAAGTGCTGGGAGAGCTTGGCAGCTTCAAGCGTATATACAATGCCCGTCCGGATGTGATCATTGGCGTGGCAGGGTGCATGGCACAGGAAGACGAATTTGTAAAACGGGTCCTGGCCCATTACCCCTGGGTTCGGCTGCTGTTTGGCACCCACAACATCCAGGATCTCCCGGCTCTGCTGGCGGAGGCCATGGACAGCCAGGAGCGGGTCGTGCACATTTACTCCCGGCAGGGAGAGGTCTATGAAAACCTCCCGGTGAAACGGTTCGGGAAGCACAAGGCCTGGGTCAACATCATGTATGGCTGTGACAAGTTCTGTACCTACTGCATTGTGCCGTATACCAGGGGAAAACAGCGCTCGCGTCGCATGGATGACATTCTGGAGGAAGTGCGTCAGCTGAAGGAAGACGGCTATCGTGAAGTCACGCTCCTGGGACAGAATGTCAATGCTTACGGAAAGGACCTGGACGAAGGCCTGGATTTTGCCCGGCTGCTGGAGAAAACAGCGCAGACCGGAATCGAACGCATCCGCTTCATGACCAGCCACCCCTGGGACTTCACTCAGGAGATGATCGATGTCATTGCGCGGTATGACAACATTATGCCGTACATACACCTGCCCCTGCAGTCCGGAGATTCAGATGTGCTCCGGCGCATGGGAAGACGGTATTCCGCAGAAGAATACAAGGGACTGTTTGATGCCATCGTTAAGCGGATCCCGAACGTGGCCGTGAGCACCGACATCATTGTCGGATTTCCGAATGAAAGCGACGAAGCCTTCCAGCACACGCTGGATATGGTCAAGGCATGCCGGTTTGATTCAGCATTCACATTTATTTATTCACCCCGGCCGGGGACTCCGGCGGCGGAGATGGAAGACCCGGTCTCCATGGATGTCAAGAGGGCACGACTCCAGGAACTGAACAGTGTGTGGAATGAACTCGCCCTGGAGAAAATGAAAGCCTATGAAGGCCGGATCGTGCAGGTGCTGGTGGACGGTCCAAGCAAGCGGAATCCGGGTGTCCTGTCGGGGTATACCGAGACAAACAAGCTCGTCAACTTCACCGGAACGGGTGTCAAAGCCGGAGACATTGTCCCGGTATACATCACCGCAGCCAAGACATTCTCGCTGGACGGAGAGATGGCAGGCCCGACACGCTGA
- a CDS encoding ribonuclease J yields MPNKNNTAKSVKKDATVKIMALGGLDEDGKNMLVVEAGEDIYIIEAGLKFPDASQSLGIEYIIQDFSWFQDKKDRVKAIFITHGHDDVMGALPHLLRQVRADIYTAPLAAREISRMLKKEKISGVKIHKINRHDSKRISGRKISFFPVTQSYPGAYGLAISTSQGYVVYSGEFVENFDDLDDHFRGNITICSKLGQEGVLVLMQESKGAERSGNTSPRHRILPILEDTFTQYPDRHIFISVYTQSVYQIQEVMAACREANRPLVLYDKELRRLVDGLEEIGIDIPRHLIIPVDRTRDHDNTVILISGQGTPLFKQLSNIANNEVDDVQFSQDDVIVIASPVVPGVETVYKSMENDIYKRGGILKVIDHKKVLSMHASKEDLKMMIFMCRPKYYLPVKGEYRMLCANAMIAEEMGIDPDHIRILDNGQMAVFEDGELVSCKMEAELHDTMIDGKENWDMAGVVLKDREILSTDGVMVLAIGLDAKTKKIVNGPDIQTRGFIYLRDSEYITAECTKIMEDIIRENVEQKKYENLETRSQIRDKVSKYLFKTTGKRPMVLPVILEIGQRQ; encoded by the coding sequence ATGCCGAACAAGAATAATACTGCAAAGTCCGTCAAAAAGGACGCCACCGTGAAAATCATGGCGCTGGGCGGCCTTGACGAAGACGGAAAGAACATGCTGGTGGTGGAAGCCGGCGAAGACATTTACATTATCGAGGCGGGATTGAAGTTCCCGGACGCCAGTCAGTCCCTGGGCATTGAATACATCATCCAGGACTTCAGCTGGTTCCAGGACAAGAAAGACAGGGTAAAGGCAATTTTCATCACCCATGGTCATGATGATGTCATGGGGGCGCTGCCCCATCTGCTCAGACAGGTGCGGGCCGATATCTACACAGCCCCACTTGCTGCCCGGGAAATCTCCCGGATGCTGAAGAAGGAGAAGATTTCCGGTGTGAAGATCCACAAGATCAACCGCCACGATTCCAAGCGCATCAGCGGCCGGAAAATCAGTTTCTTCCCCGTAACCCAGTCGTATCCCGGTGCCTATGGTCTGGCCATCTCCACAAGCCAGGGATATGTCGTATATTCCGGTGAATTTGTGGAAAATTTCGATGACCTGGATGACCACTTCCGGGGAAACATCACGATCTGTTCCAAACTGGGGCAGGAAGGTGTACTGGTGCTCATGCAGGAATCCAAGGGAGCGGAACGTTCGGGAAACACAAGCCCGCGTCACCGCATCCTTCCGATCCTGGAAGACACCTTCACGCAGTATCCCGACCGCCACATTTTCATCAGTGTCTACACACAGTCTGTCTACCAGATCCAGGAAGTCATGGCTGCGTGCCGCGAGGCAAACCGGCCGCTGGTGCTGTATGACAAGGAACTGAGGCGTCTGGTGGACGGTCTGGAAGAAATCGGCATCGACATTCCAAGGCATCTGATCATTCCCGTGGACAGGACCCGGGATCATGACAATACCGTGATCCTGATTTCGGGGCAGGGCACGCCGCTGTTCAAGCAGCTGTCCAATATCGCCAACAATGAAGTGGACGATGTCCAGTTCTCTCAGGACGATGTGATCGTCATTGCTTCTCCGGTGGTGCCGGGTGTGGAGACGGTCTACAAGTCCATGGAAAACGACATCTACAAACGCGGCGGGATCCTGAAGGTGATCGACCACAAAAAGGTGCTGTCGATGCATGCTTCGAAGGAAGACCTGAAAATGATGATTTTCATGTGTCGTCCGAAGTACTACCTGCCGGTGAAGGGCGAGTACCGCATGCTGTGTGCCAATGCCATGATCGCGGAGGAAATGGGCATCGATCCGGATCACATCCGGATCCTGGACAACGGCCAGATGGCGGTCTTCGAAGACGGAGAGCTGGTCTCCTGCAAGATGGAGGCCGAACTTCACGACACTATGATCGACGGGAAGGAAAACTGGGATATGGCCGGCGTGGTCCTGAAGGACCGGGAAATCCTCTCCACAGACGGTGTCATGGTTCTGGCCATCGGCCTGGATGCCAAAACCAAGAAAATCGTCAACGGACCCGACATACAGACCAGGGGATTCATCTACCTTCGGGATTCTGAATACATCACGGCGGAATGCACGAAGATCATGGAAGACATCATCCGGGAAAATGTGGAGCAGAAGAAGTATGAAAACCTGGAAACCCGCTCCCAGATCCGGGACAAAGTCTCCAAGTATCTCTTCAAGACCACCGGAAAACGGCCCATGGTCCTGCCTGTGATCCTGGAAATCGGGCAGAGGCAGTAG
- a CDS encoding DNA translocase FtsK produces the protein MAAKKKPAAANRKRKSASGTSRKPAGSRRSAASKTTAKKQTSGSASMIRSPLFRLGILAVVMAVSVMALFHLGRAGTLLFQAGVWCSGQLSWVLWTAGIVLPGWLFWTGHRDPMPRRFWIGLGCLASGLALFFTALSVQDARMVWQPLQVLFQTGGAILQGTASSAGGLLGSLLYGLSAGLFSRTGAFVASALLVFLSAIPLLYDPPEKLKGSLEKRRSQRAAFRAAMAEDATLADPGRTVPWQEDTDDGMRARPGSLDGRRPRRRGMLGMLSVDDVQSGRGSRTETEQKAAGKKRTLSVPIVEAGRMLDVIDDQEPQLYTGIDIRAEDVAAGSGSPQDSVSARKEEVRSGRKKAEVSRVREAVSAPKPAGEKTEEKKPSPVRTVARGKEETASPSQLPDGAAGYAGYTIPKLSLLDPVARRGKGSANRSYAREQGEKLIRILREFNVEASLTAIHIGPSVTRFEVRPDMGVRVSRISNLQNDIQMALGATDIRIEAPIPGKSAVGIEIPNAEKTAVQMKELMAAVPEDLKGQKLLFALGKDLQGDNIFGRLDRMPHLLIAGATGSGKSVCVNSIICSLLMRTQPDDVKLILVDPKKVEFTPYAEVPHLLAPVITDSELANKALKVVVEMMDHRYDLFGLCGVRNITAYNAYLETHPEEHLKPLPRIVVIIDELADLMLAGAKEVEQSIQRITQLARAAGIHLIVATQRPSVDVITGVIKANIPSRIAFAVSSAVDSRTILDQTGAERLLGYGDMLYLPNGETSATRVQGVFIKDEEVNRVSDYVKTQGRPQYDDAFITLRDLQSQGGQVSPEAADPLYNDVKRFVVQTRKASTSLIQRRFSIGYARAARLMDVLEVNGIIGPSRGSKPREVLVEQNTEDSKGPDA, from the coding sequence TTGGCGGCGAAAAAGAAACCGGCTGCCGCAAACCGGAAACGGAAGTCAGCTTCCGGCACCAGCCGCAAACCCGCTGGCAGCAGGCGCTCTGCAGCCTCAAAAACCACCGCAAAGAAACAGACATCGGGAAGCGCATCCATGATCCGCTCCCCTTTGTTCCGTCTGGGGATTCTTGCAGTGGTCATGGCTGTTTCCGTGATGGCGCTGTTTCATCTTGGCAGGGCCGGAACCCTTCTGTTCCAGGCAGGTGTCTGGTGTTCCGGCCAGCTGTCCTGGGTGCTCTGGACTGCCGGGATCGTGCTTCCGGGCTGGCTGTTCTGGACCGGCCACCGGGATCCCATGCCCCGCCGCTTCTGGATCGGACTTGGCTGTCTTGCCTCGGGACTCGCCCTGTTTTTCACGGCGCTGTCGGTACAGGATGCACGGATGGTGTGGCAGCCACTGCAGGTACTGTTCCAGACTGGCGGCGCCATTCTGCAGGGAACTGCATCCAGCGCCGGGGGTCTTCTCGGATCCCTGCTGTACGGCCTGAGCGCCGGTCTGTTTTCGCGGACAGGGGCTTTTGTCGCATCTGCCCTGCTTGTGTTTCTGTCTGCGATCCCCCTGCTGTATGATCCGCCGGAGAAACTGAAGGGAAGTCTGGAAAAACGCCGGAGTCAGCGTGCGGCGTTTCGGGCAGCGATGGCAGAAGATGCGACACTGGCGGATCCCGGCCGGACTGTGCCGTGGCAGGAAGACACTGACGATGGGATGCGGGCCCGGCCGGGAAGTCTGGATGGCCGCCGTCCCCGTCGCCGTGGGATGCTGGGCATGCTGTCTGTGGATGATGTCCAGTCCGGTCGTGGCAGCCGGACAGAGACGGAGCAGAAAGCTGCCGGAAAGAAGCGGACGCTCTCTGTACCGATCGTGGAAGCTGGCAGAATGCTGGATGTGATCGATGACCAGGAACCGCAGCTGTATACCGGTATAGACATCCGGGCGGAAGATGTCGCAGCCGGAAGCGGCAGCCCGCAGGACAGTGTATCAGCCCGGAAGGAAGAGGTCCGTTCGGGCAGGAAGAAAGCGGAAGTTTCCCGTGTCAGGGAAGCGGTGAGTGCCCCAAAACCGGCTGGTGAAAAAACTGAGGAGAAGAAACCGAGTCCAGTCCGGACCGTGGCACGGGGAAAGGAAGAGACTGCATCCCCTTCGCAACTGCCGGATGGGGCAGCAGGGTATGCAGGGTACACGATCCCGAAACTTTCCCTTCTGGATCCGGTTGCGCGGCGCGGAAAGGGCAGTGCAAACCGGTCCTATGCACGGGAACAGGGAGAAAAGCTGATCCGCATCCTTCGGGAATTCAATGTGGAGGCCTCTTTGACGGCCATCCACATCGGTCCTTCCGTCACAAGGTTCGAAGTCCGGCCGGATATGGGGGTGCGGGTTTCCCGGATCTCCAATCTCCAGAATGACATCCAGATGGCGCTGGGCGCCACAGACATCCGCATTGAAGCCCCTATTCCCGGCAAGTCAGCCGTGGGCATTGAGATTCCCAACGCGGAGAAGACAGCCGTGCAGATGAAGGAACTTATGGCGGCTGTTCCGGAAGATCTCAAGGGTCAGAAACTGCTGTTCGCGCTGGGAAAGGACCTGCAGGGAGACAACATCTTTGGGCGGCTGGACCGCATGCCTCATCTGCTGATAGCCGGCGCCACGGGATCCGGCAAGTCCGTCTGCGTGAATTCCATCATCTGCAGCCTGCTGATGAGGACACAGCCCGATGATGTCAAGCTGATCCTGGTGGATCCGAAAAAGGTGGAATTTACCCCGTATGCAGAGGTGCCGCATCTGCTGGCACCTGTGATCACAGACTCTGAACTGGCCAACAAGGCCCTGAAAGTGGTTGTGGAAATGATGGATCACCGCTATGACCTCTTCGGGCTGTGCGGTGTGCGCAACATAACGGCCTACAATGCCTACCTGGAAACCCATCCGGAGGAACACCTCAAGCCGCTGCCAAGGATCGTGGTGATCATAGACGAGCTGGCGGACCTGATGCTGGCCGGGGCCAAGGAAGTGGAGCAGAGCATCCAGCGCATCACGCAGCTGGCACGGGCTGCGGGCATTCACCTGATCGTGGCCACACAGCGGCCGAGCGTGGATGTGATCACGGGCGTCATCAAGGCCAATATCCCGAGCCGCATCGCCTTTGCGGTCTCGAGTGCGGTGGATTCCCGGACGATCCTGGACCAGACCGGTGCAGAACGGCTGCTCGGGTACGGCGACATGCTGTACCTGCCCAATGGCGAGACCAGCGCCACCCGGGTGCAGGGTGTGTTCATCAAAGATGAAGAGGTCAACCGGGTCTCCGACTACGTGAAGACCCAGGGCAGGCCGCAGTATGACGATGCCTTCATCACCCTCAGGGATCTGCAGTCCCAGGGCGGCCAGGTGTCTCCGGAAGCGGCAGATCCGCTGTACAATGATGTGAAGCGGTTTGTGGTCCAGACCCGCAAGGCCAGCACATCGCTGATCCAGAGACGGTTTTCCATCGGCTATGCTAGAGCGGCCAGACTGATGGACGTGCTGGAGGTCAACGGGATCATCGGCCCGTCCAGGGGTTCGAAACCCAGGGAAGTGCTGGTGGAACAGAATACAGAAGACAGCAAAGGCCCGGATGCATGA
- a CDS encoding RidA family protein: MNMFLKVGDSIPRDECISNVVQMGDFVYMSAQTGRGITFQEQAVTACYRVMDVLKDLDLRMDHLVKYTVYLTDMENRDMFLGVFKNFVEAPYPAVTIVQVAGLENDSMVAIEGQGVNTLRHERAMNGSSGCVDCES, translated from the coding sequence ATGAATATGTTTTTGAAAGTCGGGGATTCCATACCCCGGGACGAATGTATTTCCAACGTGGTGCAGATGGGCGATTTCGTGTACATGAGTGCACAGACCGGGCGGGGCATTACGTTCCAGGAGCAGGCTGTGACCGCCTGCTATCGTGTCATGGATGTCCTGAAGGACCTGGATCTGAGAATGGATCATCTGGTGAAGTATACCGTGTATCTCACGGATATGGAAAACCGGGATATGTTTCTTGGCGTCTTCAAGAATTTTGTGGAAGCACCGTATCCGGCGGTGACCATTGTGCAGGTGGCAGGGCTGGAGAATGACTCCATGGTTGCCATTGAAGGCCAGGGAGTCAACACGCTGCGTCATGAACGGGCCATGAACGGGTCCTCCGGCTGTGTGGACTGTGAAAGCTGA
- a CDS encoding competence protein ComK, with product MALIRTLRYQDRQVVVNDTHRFPAISIAHWIDRRCILQGSTMQGRQTAFRKLTGQKQKLPVYVDDHTILVPLSAAGDLDGVWVNWVSDPDRIPAKTSRNIRTFLRIIHSPNHPWT from the coding sequence GTGGCTCTGATCCGCACCCTGCGCTATCAGGACCGGCAGGTGGTGGTGAATGACACGCATCGTTTCCCGGCCATCAGCATTGCGCACTGGATCGACCGTCGCTGCATCCTGCAGGGTTCCACCATGCAGGGCCGGCAGACAGCCTTCCGGAAACTTACAGGGCAGAAACAGAAACTCCCGGTGTATGTGGATGATCATACGATCCTGGTGCCGCTGTCGGCAGCCGGAGACCTGGATGGCGTATGGGTCAACTGGGTGAGCGATCCGGACAGGATCCCGGCCAAAACGTCCCGGAACATCCGGACGTTTCTGCGCATCATCCACAGTCCCAATCACCCATGGACGTAA
- the plsY gene encoding glycerol-3-phosphate 1-O-acyltransferase PlsY: MYTALCIILGYVLGSIPFALVIGKVFYKTDVRQHGSGNLGGSNTGRVLGSKAGAAVILLDILKVVLAMWIASHVSAAAAIWTGLACCVGHCFPLFAHFRGGKAVATAFGFLVGISAFVFRDPWFFFAPLVMFLIMLWLYKFVSVASIAAILCSSLLITVLCWDMNAQSIMIITASWLMSILVIWRHWANIQRVREGSETAVTWL, from the coding sequence ATGTATACAGCTTTATGCATCATACTCGGATATGTACTGGGGTCTATCCCTTTCGCCCTGGTGATCGGCAAGGTTTTCTACAAGACGGATGTCCGTCAGCATGGATCCGGAAATCTGGGCGGATCCAATACAGGACGTGTGCTCGGGTCCAAAGCCGGCGCTGCGGTCATTCTCCTGGATATTCTGAAGGTGGTTCTGGCCATGTGGATCGCATCCCATGTATCTGCCGCAGCAGCGATCTGGACCGGTCTTGCATGCTGTGTCGGCCACTGCTTCCCGCTGTTCGCACACTTTCGGGGCGGCAAAGCCGTTGCCACAGCCTTCGGCTTCCTCGTGGGGATCTCTGCGTTTGTGTTCCGGGATCCCTGGTTCTTCTTTGCACCCCTCGTCATGTTCCTGATCATGCTGTGGCTGTACAAATTCGTTTCGGTTGCCAGCATTGCTGCAATCCTCTGTTCCAGTCTGCTCATCACCGTGCTCTGCTGGGACATGAATGCGCAGAGCATCATGATCATCACGGCTTCCTGGCTCATGAGCATCCTCGTGATCTGGCGTCACTGGGCCAACATCCAGCGCGTACGTGAAGGCAGCGAAACAGCAGTCACGTGGCTCTGA